The segment GtatatttatttggaaataaacaaaatcattttcatcacaattatttttttttaagctaaggaTAAAGTAACACAAAGAAATCAGTATTGTCGGATACACACACACGATAAATGACTAACTGAAAGTTTTGACAAGTTTACAGTATTTTCAGAAACAAACGGTTGCCTTTAATGTGTGTTGGGAATAATgaagcaaaggaggaaaatgaGTTAAACTTTTCAGTGTGTCTGTTAGGGCTTCAAGAACATCatgttatttttccttctctgtgattCACTTGTGAAATAAATTGTAAAATGCTGTTGACTATCAGCAGTATCATGATCTGAGTGTAATGAAAAAGTGAATTGTAAATAAAGATGTATATTTCTTAGGAATAttggatattttcaggaactagCATGACAAAGCTTAAGCTGTTCAAAGCATAGTCAGGTTGCCCACAAGAGGTGTAGGTGTTATCTTCCTTTAAACTGGTTTTGCAACACAAAAGGGATttatatttaacaataaaatgTCTCATTTTCTCTTGGTGGCCACTAAGGTGCCCACTACTTCTTCCAGTCAGATCCTCAAACCACCCAGTGGCTTTCACTGATGTTCCTCTTAGTACCAACAAAAAGCTGAAGGCTTCTGAGtcatgtttcttttgctgtccagTGAGTTTTCTTTGTTGGATGCTGATAAAGTTTTAAAGTCATTACTCCTTGGCAACAAAACTTTCTGTTCATATAAGTAATTTTTAAGACCCAAATTTCTGGATCAGATTATGTTTGGAAAGTGTGATCTGGGTAATTCCTGATCTGAAGCTTATATGATTTGTTAGagtctctttaagaaaaataatataaaattccaGTTAAAAGTagataagaaaatgaatatttatttaaactgAGAGAAGAAATCACAACAAATTATTggtgtctcagagagtcagatgcTTTACTTGTAATTGTTTACTTTTAAACAATTGACCAGAAATGACTTCATAGAAATGCTTCCTCTTAGAGCCTGGCTTTCCCTGCCACCTAGAATATTCCATAAGTCCTAGCGACTCTTGATACTCTCAGGTTTGAGTGTAAGAGATGCCCTGAAACTTAAATTAATTGACCTCCAGGTAGATTTGCCTCTGgtccagtgaatgaatgaattttgccGACAGGAAACAATAACTGGCACTGTTGTGTGCCAGCTTGCATGGAGCAGTGTGGAAACCAGCTCACATGGCACCTGCTCACCCCTCAGTGGACATCGTGCTTGTCTGGAGCCGTTAGCCACACAGTTGGGAAACAAAGATTTTCCGGTGTGTAAGtacataatttcatttacataatatgtaaaatataaaggtAATACACAAACAGGACTACTTATATATAACTATAATACACAAATAGAATTATAGCGCATAATCATAAACAAGGAAAAACTCCACAAGTTCTTAAAGGCAAATTTGTGGCAATGCTTTAGTcttcattaaaatagaaaaatgttaatattccAAAGAATGACAAGCTTATCAAGTAATAAATTCTGGTTCACAATTAAGTATGCGattgaaaactattttcttttttttttaagaattcacagtcaattctttaaaaaaagggTTTCTTGTTTGTGGTTTTTGCTCTTGTGGGGTCATTTATTACAAGATCAAGAatatcagaaaaggaaaacatttttaaggaTACTTAGTTTTTTCCTAAAGGGTCAATTTCATATTTTCCTCCCACATATGATCAGAGATTTTAAAGTGTTTAATATATCAGTTAAATCTGGCATAAATAGTATTCAAATTGATAGACATTTGTTAGTTTAACATGTGTTAAACTTCCTAAAATAACTTTATTCCCCCGTTTTTGAAAGAGTATATTAAAGAGTAAGTATAGGTTTAGCATGGCCAGATTTCAGCCCAcagtaaatgttaaaaattagaaTCATAATGAAAGCACAGTTGGAAGTAAGGAGAGGCCCCCAAGTGTGGAAGGTCACTTTGAAATGGAACGAGTAGTGGAAGGGTTCATAAACTACTCTGAGGAGTATCAGTGGGTACTTTGCTTAGTACTTTCTCTGTATGCTTAACTTACCATGGTGTTATTTATGTTAACCATAccctttaagtttttaaaaagcaatttatcTTATATGATGTCAGTCAGGGTCCTAGCAGGAAACACAATTCCCTCCGATGGTTTCAACAAGGAAGCTTGAAAGGGGAGACTACCTACAGAGGTAAGAGAAGCACCTGGAGGGCACACTGAATGATGGACATGGAGGCATCCAGAAAGGAGCAGCTGGAAGCCAGAGTTTTTATCCCTAATGCCTGAGGTGGAATGTGAATGGTGGAGAGTATTACCAACTCCCTGTAACGCCCGGAGTGCTGACCTTCCACGTGGGCAGTCACCGTGAGTGACACTGCTGGTAGAGCATAGCTCAGAAGCAGGAAGAGCAGGGAAGGAAGCCCTAGCCGCTCCCCTCTGGTTTCCAGGTTTTCATCACTGCCTTCTGTTGGCCTAAAACAACTGGAAGGCAGCTGGCAAAGAGAAGCACCAGGATGCAGAGCCCTGGGGCACAGAGTACAGAGGAGAGTACAGGGAAGGTGGGACAgggaaaatggagaaaaacagaaactatGACTCAGTCTGGATCATTGGTTTGAAATGGCAAGTTATTGGGACCAGTATTACCATTTTCATTTTATCAAGGAAGAAGTAGCttatataatgtacaacatgtcAAGAGTGGCAAGTAGGACCTCACCGTGATTTTTAAATACTGTCAAATTGCCTGAGCCTAGTAGGATGcttgcacatagtaggcacttcaTAAATGTCAGTTGCTTATTTGTGTTGACTACTGTAGTCTGTATAGGCATCACAGTTCGAATTTTACACTCTTGGATGATTTATCCTTAAGCTAGATTAGTTCACATAACCAGTTTAGCCAGCCGCGACTTTAAAAATTCAGCAACAAATAAAAAAAGTTTCAAACTAGACAACTTAATTTTTTCCCCACATAAAGCCTTAAATTAATAGAAATTTATAGTATTCAACCAGTTATTTCTGTATCAATTAAGCATAGACTCCTAAGTGTGCCTTACTACATAATAAATGGTATTGATAAATTGGGACAGAATCaatgtatgtaagttaaatcaaGGTTTACGTGCACTAATAGGAACCATATGGCTGAAGAATAACATTTTGTATCATCTTGTAAAGTAAATAATCTCTGCAGACTATTATGTTTATAAACCCGAATGCTCATCTGTTGGttgcttaaaaatagttaagtCCATGGCTTGGGGATGGATCCAAGGTTTGAGGGGCCTGAGGTTTATAAATGGGggattcacttaaaaaaaaaacattacagAATTAGCACTCAAAATTGCTAGGTCTTGTCTCAGAGCATTCGTAGTAGTCCATGCAAATGAGTGAGTTAGTCTGAAGATTGTTTCATTCACTTTAGGGCAAATATGTTTGTACTCTTGATGCAAACTTACTGTCTGCTGGCTGCATGGTAGGTAGGCTCTTGAGAACTGACTTAAGACAGTTTGGTCATGTAAAATTTCATGATTCTTCTGATGAGAGAGAGTAGATAAGATTAGATAAAtttgcagtacacaggcttagCTACTCCCCCACAACTCTACTACCTGGTACAATGAAAGCAAGTCTCACATCTCATTCTGTTTATGTAGATAGAAAAGTTACTGAACAGACATTCACTGGCAAAAAAAGAGCCAAAAAGCAGAGAAAGACTAATGTGGGGTGAGCACGGTTCTTGCCTAGGGTACAGAATTTAAGAGAATGCCCCCAAACTCAGTAATCAAGATTAATAATATTTGAAtgtattacttttcaaaataaaaatcactgtaaTACATCCAcaatgaagaaagtaaaaattttaaataaatatgggctcattattacttttttttttccttttaactctgGCTCCAGGATGATTCTGCCTAGCACCACAGAAGGTTGTCTATACTCTTCCTTAAGCTCAAAGAAATCCCAACTCTCTGTTCTTGTATTGGCCCCAGCATGAAAGGCCCTCTCTGGGCCAACCCAGTGTTCCAGTGGCAGGAGTCTTATCTTCTAGTTGGTGTtttctcagagaaataaaaattctctGGGTACTAGGCTGAGGGGGCTCAAGCTTGGGTACTGTTCTCCTGGGTGCAGGTAAGTGCACTCACTAGATTCTTGCATTCTGCTTATGCACTGGGTTAGgcagtgtttgggcttccctggtagctcagctggtaaagaatccacctgcaatgcagaagaccctggttcaattcctgggttgaaaagttctcctggagaagggataggctaccgactccagtattcttgggtttccctggtggctcagacagtaaacaatctatctgcagtgcgagagacctgggttcaattcctggttgggaagatcccctggaggagggcatggcaactctctccagttttcttgcctggagaatccccatggacagaggagcctggtgggctacagtccatggggtcgcaaagagtcagatacaactgagagactaaacacaaagaacagcACAGAGAATGTTTAGCATGTATTTTTAGCTTATCTACATGTCTTGGATACCTCGATAACTTATTTCTCATATTCACTATGTTAGCTTCAGAATTAAAACTCATTCCTGTGCTTCATTCTGAATGAATAGCAAAGCCCTGGTTGATGATGGTGCTAGGTTATAGCTGGGCTTGTGGTAGCCTGGGGAGGGGCTCTTCGTCTTCATAGAAATCAGGTGCGATCTAATTTTTTCATCTGTGTATTTTTGACTGCCCACCCTTTGGGCTGTGTATTCTTGGTTGGCACCTAGGCTTTGGCTAACCCTAGTGACACGTACATCATGTCACACTTAATAGCTTAAAGTAATTTAGAAGCAGTGGTACCCTAGAAAAATGTGGGTTACACACCCAAGCCCCTGCCCTCACAGAACTTTCAGTGGGAAAGAGAATCAATAAGCAAACATAAATGCATGTTATTATATGTACTCTCAGGCATTGATAaatgctataaagaaaaatgaggcaGGATGGAAAGAGAGAGCCTGATGaaaggcattattttattctgggGGCTCAGAGCAGTCTTCTAAGACAAATGACATTTGAGCAGGGGCCTGAGTGACGTAAAACAGGAACTGTGCAAACAGGTTGGGTGGGAGAGCTTTCCCGCAAAGGAAACAGCAAGTTCACACATGCTAGGAGAATCACCACATTCATGTCGCAGAGGAAGGAGTGAGAAAATAGAAGGCACAGAAAAGAAGAGCCCCCTATCCTCCCATTCCTCAGGGATATCCACTCATAACAGTGCATTATGTTTCCTTTCAGAAGTTTCACTGTACATTGAAACCctgtatgaccaacctagacaccatattaaaaggcagagacattacttcgcaacaaaggtccatctagtcaaggctatggtttttccagtaatcatgtatggatgtgagagttggactataaagaaagctgagcaccaaagaattgatgcttttgaactgtggtgttggagaagactcttgagagtcccttggactgcaaggagatccaaccactccatcctaaaggaaatcagtcttgaatatttattggagggactgatgctgaagctgaaactcctgtactttggccacctgaatgtgaagaactgactcattggaaaagaccctgatgctggcaggaggagaaggggacaacagaggatgagatggttggatggacatgagtttgagtaagctctgggagttgataatggacagggaagcctggcgtgttgtggtccatggggtctcaaagagttggatatgactgagtgactgaactgaactgatcctcatttactttctccttccctcccaacCTTTCTACcttctttctctcatttcctccactcatctctttctcctttaaGATGACCAAATCATACACACTTCTTTGCAATGTTTTAAACACTtagtatttctttcatttcagcaTGTTTTCAGAGTAACCTCCTCCTTTGTGTTCTGCTATGGTATGTGTTCTATGGTATGGATATACCAGAATTGATTCAACAAGTTTTTGGTAAATGAGCTTtgtgagtttcttttctttctttttttatttaactattaaaataatgttattgtgaacattcttatatatattttatatatttgtatgtaagtATACCAGTGCAAGTATTTCTTGCTAATCCTCAAATCAGAATTATAGGTCAAATGGCATGCACTTTTCTGATTATAATATACATTGCTCAAGTGCCTTACAAAAAGGTTATTCTAATTTATATTCCTGCTGCATGTTATGAGAGTTCCTGTGTTCTAATTCTCTCACCAGCATTAAGATATTAAAAGTCATTTACATATTTGTCAGTTGATAAATGGAAATTACATGTCCTCATTATTATAATTTGCATTACTCCTCTTTTTTGTGAGGTTGGATATTTATTTCTACAACTGTTGGCCATTGACTGAGGCAAGGGTGCTGTGATTGAGAATAGAAATCTTCACCTATTACCTGTCTAATGCCAAAGGTTGCCATCAAGCATATACATCTTGAATggatgagagaaaggaaaagttacCCTTTCTTTGTGACACTTTACTGCCATCTACTAGGAAATTGGCattataaataaacacataaatccaTGGTGACTACTCTGTGAATGGTTAGTGATGCCTCTTGAGTTGTACAGTGCTCAACCTACACATCTGTATGGAACAGCCCTGCTGATAGTCACACTTAGTTTCTGAGTCTCAGCCAAGAAAACTGCTATCATCTTGACCTGtctggattttgttttttaactctcTGATGGAATCTAGGACACGACcctagtttttttctttctaaatctcTTGGCTTGTCTTGGTCCTCCTTTTCTGGCTCACTTAATCTGTCTGCAAACTTGACTCTTTCTGTGATCTGGCTGGTGCTCTTTGTCACCTTTTTGACAGAAAGAAGTAATTCCCATTTTCCTATAAACGCCCGTGATTCAAGGTCACAGGCCCACCAGCTTATCTAAATTTTTAGCAGACTTTCTGTGATCATGCAgcccatttctcttttttaaaacaccTATCATTTGTTCCATTTTAGAATACAGGTGCCCCTCCAGGCTTGTGACACAGTACCTACAATAGATAACGTTGATTGAGTGCTAAATAGAGACAGCTCTTTACAGGTGTGAATTATCATTTTAACCACTTAGTTAGATGTTACTTACTAGTAGTAtcattgttattttctttcttctactaCTGTTGCTAGTATTTTCAGAGGTATGTGGATAAGGAAAATGAAGTAGAGATGAAGGAAGTGAAAGCTAGCAAAGGCACACTTAGGATTTAGGGCAAACAGCCCATCCCCACCTTTTTAATAAGGGAGGGCACTGAGTTTACCTACTCAGAAATATCATAGAGGGGCTTAATGCCATTGGGCAAACTCTGCAACAACTCGGCCCGCAAGAGGCTTGAGATAATTCAAGCCCTTCAGCTGTAGAATAAACTGATGAGGCTCACAGAAGGCCACATCCTCGGGAAGTAGGTCCCTGTTGACCTCCCTATAAAAGCGTACAAAGTTCATGGTTCCCCATGATCCACTGAGCAAATGTCACATGCCTCTGATGCAACTCAAAGTCCAACAGAAAATCAAGCAGGGGACTCTGTTTGAAAATACTCAGATCAAAGTGTATGTATCTGTGTGGTGGGGCCTGGAGAAGAGTTATGAGAAGCACAGGTATATCCCAGTAAGATGTCCTGGAATTTGGGATTAAAAGCAGCCTTGGAAATCATAACTGAAGACTCCAGTTTTCAAGACCTGAAACCAAAAcactggggggcagggggaggtcaGTGACGTAGCCAAAGTCACCCAGCTTCGAGTGGCCCGCCACAAGGTCCAGAATGATGCCCTTTCCTGGAACATACTGCTCCATTAAATTTAGAGACAAGGGGCTTCAGTTTTAATATCAGGCCTGTTGGTGATTTATTGGGAAGCACTGGGAAAAATAACTTTATCCAGTTGCATAGGGATTGGATTTCTGAAGTTTTCTTTGCTCCTTACCATTCAGTGACCCAGCTGTAAGTTTCCTTTCTAAACCTGCCCCCACTTTTATTTTCCAGTCCCCACATCCATTGACAGCCCTAAAAGGACTTAAGAATGGCCTTCTTTTGTGAGATGTCTCAGCCTGTGTAGGCAACAGTCCTGGGGCCCACCCAAGAAGATTTATAGTGTGGGGCTTTCTCTTAGCAGTGCTTTGACAAGGAAAATGGCAGGCAGCCAGCATCCAAAACCAAACAATTGTCAGATGGctggggaaagaaaaataaatgttaagcaGAGAACTCAATAGCTATTTCAGGACAGAAGAAGGCTTCCTTTATGGCCATTTCAACTGGAGCATCAGAGCATGCCTGAACCAGAGGATCTGCCCCTTTCTGACCCCCGAATGCCTGGGCTCCAGAGGCCTAGGAGCGTCTAGTCAAATATCTGCCCTTACTCCTGTGTGGCATAGGCCCCAGGGACCACCACTGCTGAGGAGAGGAGTGCAGGCGCTACTGAGGAAACTCTGAGGCCTTCTCAGCACACCAGGGATGTGCCCTGAAACTCTTGCTGTCCACACTGTCAGTGTATGGAGCCGTGCTTGTATTTATCTTGGTGGGCAGAAATGTGTTTCTCAAGCTCATAGTGTCTTTTTGATGACATATGTCTGTTTCCTTGACCAATTACTCTCTGCATCCATTCACTGCACTGTGGGTttgacatctttttatttttcctagatTGAAAATCTGAGATAAATGACTTATTTTCACTCTGTTCCTCAATCTGAGAGACAGAATTGTTTTCCACCCCCTCTCtctttatttatacccatacttgcattatttttatgttttataggaATCCTGTGATACAAATATTGTGTATTTGGGGCTATCCAAGCTCCATATGTGTAGAGATTCTGTCTTGGCAAATAACAGTCTAGCCAATTTAGATTTCCCAGGTCCTGAATTTATGTTTCAGAgttttttatcctttcttttattttgcattcCCTCCCCACTTTTTTCCCCATTCCTTGCTCCCTTTGTTCTTTCTTCCATTGAAATGATTTCCTTTGTATCATACTTGGTGAAGGTAGAACACAGTAAATATATCAGTAGAAATCAATTTCACAAATGCCTATTTCTTGGCTTCTATCTTAGAATTAATAATAACTCTAATATCTTAGAGTTAATAAACTCTTTCATGAAGAAGAtgttgtgaatttttaaaatctgtggcAGACGGGAAGAAATGTTATccctagaaaaattttaaaataacctgAGGATGAAACAGGAAATACCCATTTTGAGGTGCTCTCAAACACAAATGCCTTCGAGATCTATtaagatgtatgtatgtattcaaTGTGAGGCAGTTAGGAATAGCAGAGTCTGGTTGAACTagaatgttgttgttgtccaTTTGCTAAGtgatgcctgactctttgagacctcatgggctgcagcacgccagactgtCCCTCACTAtgttctggagtttgctcatacttATGTCCATTGACATGAATTAGAATGTCATGCctacaattattaaaatttagGTTAATTTTGAAAATCACATTGGCCACTCAAAATAAGTTTGTGGATCTAACCGGATGCCAAGGCAGTAAGTTTGCAACTGTTTCTTTTGGTAATCATGactatgttattttatttctctggtgAAACGGATACTTGTCTTAGAATAATTTAAGATTATTGTATCCCTCACCACAGTGCTAGActgtcacttctcttcttctccttACTGCCTTTAGAATAAACAGAACATTCTTATAGCATTTAATATTCTCTTTGATCCGACCCCAACCTGTTTTTATGCCCCTATCTTTATCTCTCTCCCTGAAGTTGCTGCTAGCCTCACCTACTCATATTTTCTTGAACATACtctgttctttttattctttcacgttcatttgctttttttggtATCAAGTCTTTCCCCTGTATTTGTAGATAATCCACTTGGTCAAAACCTTGATGAAAACTGTTTTACTGAGTTCCAGACTCTCTATATTTAAAGCCTCTAAGGCTCTCACGTTATGTAAATCTGTATTTAAACTAGGGTGCCATATGTCTTGGTTTGCCCTGGAAAGTCTCTGTTCTTctggttctttctttcttcttttcttctgtcctttctctttctttttattggagtttaaTTGCTTGAAATGttatgttactttctgctgtacagtgaagtgaatcagcgaTATGTAGACATATATCCCATCCCTCATGGAcctacctcccaccccccaccccatcccacccatctaggtcatcacacagcaccgaactgagctccctgtgctttacagcaggTTCCCATCAACTATCTGTTTTATGCATGGTAGTATATAATGGTCATATTAATTGCAGCACTTACTTAAAACAGTTTTGCTGTATGTTGGGATTAGATGTGTTTGTATCCTCATTGGACCAAGGATTATCCTTGAACCATCCAGTGACTGggctattttatttctgttacagaCTACCAGTTAAGGAAATTGCTGAAATTTCC is part of the Bubalus kerabau isolate K-KA32 ecotype Philippines breed swamp buffalo chromosome 4, PCC_UOA_SB_1v2, whole genome shotgun sequence genome and harbors:
- the LOC129650185 gene encoding uncharacterized protein LOC129650185 isoform X3, with protein sequence MVDSRRFCELRASRIFLREEKRRHEALTPALESLDQKWHKSFSGTSLSCDPINLQEACKCSPRCLEEADNHRWVNNTLLTIIQWNSVIERCKRAHQKEAIYKSGNNNWHCCVPACMEQCGNQLTWHLLTPQWTSCLSGAVSHTVGKQRFSEVSLYIETLYDQPRHHIKRQRHYFATKVHLVKAMVFPVIMYGCESWTIKKAEHQRIDAFELWCWRRLLRVPWTARRSNHSILKEISLEYLLEGLMLKLKLLYFGHLNVKN
- the LOC129650185 gene encoding uncharacterized protein LOC129650185 isoform X6, producing MVDSRRFCELRASRIFLREEKRRHEALTPALESLDQKWHKSFSGTSLSCDPINLQEACKCSPRCLEEADNHRWVNNTLLTIIQWNSVIERCKRAHQKEAIYKSEVSLYIETLYDQPRHHIKRQRHYFATKVHLVKAMVFPVIMYGCESWTIKKAEHQRIDAFELWCWRRLLRVPWTARRSNHSILKEISLEYLLEGLMLKLKLLYFGHLNVKN
- the LOC129650185 gene encoding uncharacterized protein LOC129650185 isoform X2, whose protein sequence is MVDSRRFCELRASRIFLREEKRRHEALTPALESLDQKWHKSFSGTSLSCDPINLQEACKCSPRCLEEADNHRWVNNTLLTIIQWNSVIERCKRAHQKEAIYKSGGWPESLQLSKGNNNWHCCVPACMEQCGNQLTWHLLTPQWTSCLSGAVSHTVGKQRFSEVSLYIETLYDQPRHHIKRQRHYFATKVHLVKAMVFPVIMYGCESWTIKKAEHQRIDAFELWCWRRLLRVPWTARRSNHSILKEISLEYLLEGLMLKLKLLYFGHLNVKN
- the LOC129650185 gene encoding uncharacterized protein LOC129650185 isoform X1, with translation MVDSRRFCELRASRIFLREEKRRHEALTPALESLDQKWHKSFSGTSLSCDPINLQEACKCSPRCLEEADNHRWVNNTLLTIIQWNSVIERCKRAHQKEAIYKSVTLRCSCNYLHFIGGWPESLQLSKGNNNWHCCVPACMEQCGNQLTWHLLTPQWTSCLSGAVSHTVGKQRFSEVSLYIETLYDQPRHHIKRQRHYFATKVHLVKAMVFPVIMYGCESWTIKKAEHQRIDAFELWCWRRLLRVPWTARRSNHSILKEISLEYLLEGLMLKLKLLYFGHLNVKN